CAGGAAGTTCTTGACCTTGTTGGACTAAAATACCAGTTTGTTTAATAGTTTTTACAGCTTTAAGCTTTTCTGAACCGCCTCGTGCCTGAATATTTTTGCTAATAATTTCGTCAACAGTTTGTGCTTGTGTAGTTAAGGAAAAACAAAACAAAATTAATGTGAATAAGAAAAGTTTCTTTAACATAGAAACAATTACCTTTTACCTTTCAATTAGTTAATGGATTATCTTGGATGAAATATTATCTTGCTCTACGTTCTCTAACAAGTGCTAGTTCATCAACATTAGCAGGATGTTTGCAGCTTTTAAGTTGTTTGTCTAGGTACATAAGAAAAGCTTTTTGATGTAAAATTACCAAACATTTCTAATTAAAACTTATAGGTTGACTAAAATAATGATAAAAAAGAGGTTACCAGTACAGCTAATTTTACTATTTGCTATTTTATTTAGTTTTAATAGTTTAGTAACTAGTAAAGTTGTATTAAGTAGTCAAAACAAAACTGCTAATAAAACCTCTAATCAGGCAGCAAAAAAAGCTAGTGCTATTCCTAAGCTAACAGTATTACTTGTTGTTGATCAGTTTCGTGCTGACTATTTAACTAGACTTAAAGGCTTATTTGGACAAAAAGGCTTTAATCGATTAATTGATCAAGGTGCTAATTTTACTAACGCACATTATGCTTACTCTAATACTTATACGGCAGTAGGACACACAACAATAGTTACAGGATCTCTTCCATCAATACATGGAATTGTTGCTAATAAATGGTTTGATAGAAAAGAAAATAGATTAGTGCGTGCCTCAGAAGATGATAAAACTACCCCTTTAGGTGGTAAAGAAGGCGCATCACCCCAACAATTATTAACTACTACTTTTGGTGATCAGCTAAGATTAAGTAATAATTACCAATCTAAAAGCATAGGTATTTCAATTAAGGAGCGTTCAGCCGTTTTTATAGCTGGTCGTCGTGCAACAGGAGCTTACTGGTTTGATGGTAGCCAAGGAAATATGAGTTCAAGTTCTTACTTTATGAAGGAATTACCAGAATGGGTAATAAAATTTAATAAAGAAGGCTTTGCTGATGAGTATTTTCAAAAAAACTGGGATCGGAAATTACCTATAGAAGCTTATAATATTGCTGATAAAGATGATGCTAGTTATGAAGCTACATGGAAAGGTAACACAATAACCTTTCCTCATATTATGGACGGAAACAGCAAAGAAAAAGGCCAAGCTTTTATCGACAATTTGGAGATACTCCTTTTCTAATGATATGTTGACAAAATTTGCTTTGGCTGCAATTGATAATGAAAATTTAGGCAAAGATGAATATCCAGATTTTTTAGCTGTTAGTTTTTCTGCTCCTGATTTAATTGGACATATGTTTGGCCCCTATAGCCATGAAGCTCAAGACATAATGCTTAGGCTAGATGACACAATAGGAAATTTTTTAGATCAATTAGATAAAAGATTTGGGTTAAATAATCTATTAATTGTACTTACTGCTGATCATGGAGTATCGCCCATACCAGAATATGCCCAAGCCCATAATTTAGGTGGTGGACGTATAGATGGGCTTGCACTAAAAGCAGAAATGGAAAAGCTACTTGTTAAAGAATTTGGAAAAGTGGGAAATGATAAATATATCTTAGCTTTAATTAACCACCAGTTTTATCTTAACGAAGAATTAATTAAGGAAAAGAAGCTAAGTTTAACACAAATTTCTGAATTTTTAGGACAAGAGGCAGCAAAAACTAAAGGTATTTCTGCCTTTTACACCAAAGAGCGAATTTTAACAGGCCGAATGCCTGACACAGATATTAGCCGTCGAATTATGGCAGGTTATAGTAATGAAAGATGTGGAAATGTATTTTTACTAGTAGAACCTTTTGTTTTAATTGCTGAAGCAGAAGATGAATATATGGGAACTAGTCATGGCACACCATATCATTATGATACTCATGTACCTATTCTAATAATGGGAAATCAAATAAAACCAGGTGTTTATAAAGAAGCTTGTACACCTAGTGATATAGCTCCAACTCTAGCTAATTTGCTTTCTGTTGAAGCACCTAGCGGATCAGTAGGACGTATTTTAACCGAAGCCTTAAAATAAAATGTAACAATAGACTAGGAAAATAAATTTTGTTTTTCTAGTCTATTCATCCACTTGTAAGATTATGTCTTTAGCTACTTTTAATAGACGCGCTCTCATTAAGTCCCACATTATATTTTGTAAATAAATAAGTTCACGCCCATAAGCAGCAATTTTCTTTTTTAGTACCATATCTTCGATTTGATCTTGATCTAAATTATATTCTCTGCGAATAGGTTTATTTTCTATTTCTGATCGTCGGTTAATATTAGGCGGTGGCAGGTATTTATCAGCCTTAAGTGTAGAGCTATCAATAAAACATTTAAGCGGTTTATCCGATTTTGCTGCTTTTGAGCCTTTAAAAATATGTAAGCCTGCCTCAGTGCTAAAGTATAAATAGCTTAAAGCTCCATCTATTGCTAATAAAATAGTAAAAGTATCTTCTGATGGAGTGTCAAGAAACTTTTCTACTTTAATTACTCTTTCTCTAATCAAAGGTAATGCAAAGGTTTTATCTGGATTAGTAGCGGGTTCAGCCGTTTCAGGTGGCTCACTTTGCTTAGACTCTTTATTAGCAGGCTTTTCAATAGATTTATCTCTTTTTTGCTGTTCTTTATCAATCTTAAGGTTAAATACTTCTACTTTAGCTCCATTATTAGTAGCAAGATTGTAGTAAATTTTAGCTACTTCAAATAAAATTTTATGATTTTCACCATAAAAGGCTAAAGTAACAAAATTAGGGTTAGAAAACTTAAGCCCATAAACATTTAATAAAGCTGTTTGCCATTCTTGTGAGTAGGCCATTATTTTAGAACCTGCCAGGCGATCTACAGGCTCTTTACCGTAAAATGCTAATAGCAAATTATTTTCTAGCAGTTCAGCATTTTCTAAAATGGTTTTACAGTCTTCTACAACTTTTTTAATAAAGGTAATCGAGTTAACTTAATTAGATCTGCTGGTTTTTTCCAAGTTTTTTCTTTTAGTTTTGCTTCTAAACGAATAAGACGAAAAATTTCATTCTGAATGTCTGTAAGGTCTGAGCTAATTGCTAAATAATGAGCATTGCGACGTAGAGCAGTACAAAGTTTTACTTGATCCAATAAATTAAGGTCGTTGGATAGCAAAGAAATAGGCCGACCATCTTTACCAACTCTAGGGCGAACAGTTACTTGTAGGGTTTTATTAGGTTCTAAAAGGCTAATTTCTGCTGCTAAAGTTGTTTCTCCTGTATAGCTATTAAGACGTTCTGCTAAAGGTACTAATAATTCTTTTTCAATTGCACGTTTAAGCGGACGTGCGCCATAACGAGGGTTATAACCTTTTTGAGCAAGCAAATTAGACGCTTCAGTAGAATATTGTAAAGTTACTCCCCGATATAAAATGCCGTTTCGTTGAGTAATTTTATCTAACTCTCTATTAGTAATTTGCTTAATAATTTCTGGAGGTAGAGGAGTAAAAGGAACTATTCGGTCAATTCGGTTATATAATTCAGGACGTAAAAATTCACGCACAGCAGTAGCAAAATGTTTATTAGCCGTCAGTAAATCATCTTGTTGAAATCCAACCGTACCTTTTTGAAAAGATTCTGCTCCTAAATTAGAAGTCATAATTACAACTGAGTTACGAAAATCAGCTAATTTACCTCCTGAATCAGTTAATCGACCTTCTCCTAAAACCTGTAATAATAAGTCAAAGAAGCTAGAATGAGCTTTTTCAAATTCATCAAATAAAATAACAGAAAAAGGTTGTTCTCTAACTTTAGCTGTTAGTAAACCTTCTGACGCAAAAACCCCACCAATTAAACGTGTAACTGAAATAGGATCAGAATATTCACTCATATCAAAGCGGGAAAGACGTTCTTTGTTTTGAAAGAGAAATTCTGCAAGGGATTTTGCCATTTCGGTTTTCCCTACACCAGTTGGGCCAATAAATAAAAATGAGGCAATAGGTTTATTGGGACGTGTTAGCTCAGCTTTTACCATTGCTAAAACATCAATTACACAATTAACAGCCTCTTGTTGACCAATAACACGCTCGGAAAACCATTTATGTGTATTTTCTAGGTCAAATTTAACTTTGTCGTCTAATAGAAATAAAGGTAGTCCAGTTTCACGAGAAAATGCAGAAATTATGTCTGCTTCTATTATTTGTTGGTCTGGAGCTAAAGTAATATGGTGTTCTGGTGATAGCTGAGAAATTAGGTTCTTAAAAAACCTAATAGGACGGCCAGGATAGGCCGAATAAGTAGCATAACGACGGTGTAACTTGTCTAGTAGTTCTAAAGCTTCAATAGTGATGATAGGTTTATTTTTTCTTGCTGCAATAGCATAACTTAGTAAAATTGCTCGACCTTTTTCTAAATCAGGTTCGGCAATTTTAATTTGTTGAAAAGCTGATAATAAATGAGGGTCTTCTTTTTCTATTAATGGTAATTGTTCTGGAGTGCATTCAACTACAGCAGTAAGATCTCCACGTACTAAGTAGGGGCGGAAAAAAGAAGCAATACCTTGGTTATTATGTTCGCTTTTACCTACATTCATTAGCTCTACTAAATTGCCAAAAAATAAAACGGCTTTTTGTTTAGAGGCTTCTTGCCAAACTTCTTTGCAGCGTTCTTGCCACATTCCAAAACCTGACATTCCAGCAACTAATTTTGCTCCACTAGTAGCCCAAAAAGGGGTGTTAGTAAGCTGAAATTTAGCTCTATCCTTAACTAGTTGATGAAAAATAGCTGTTTTACCAACACCAGAATTACCAACCAACAAAACGCTTTTAGCCATTCGACCTGTTAAAGCATCAGCTAAACGCTTTACTTCTGACTCAACTTCATAAGCTATTGGCAATGGCTGATTATTAAGAGAAGTTCCTATCTCTTTTAATATTGATGGTTTATCAAGTTCATTTTTTTCTATTTGAAGAGCAATTTGTTTTGGGCTACGAATATCTGTAGAAAGAGATATTTCCTTTAGTTCAAGCTGTTCAATACGTTGAAGCCAAGTTAGCTGTTTGAGTGAGTTTACTGCTTTACGTCTAAGCAATTCAGCTTTAATTTCTGCTAAAACTTTTTCTGCTAATTTATCTCTATCTTTTTGTTTATTAATAATTTCAATTTCTAAAGCTGGAACATAAACTATGTCTAGGGTTTCGCTATGTTGCCATTCAACTGTATGAAAAGTAAGCTCTAAGGGTTCTTGCCATTCAAAAACTTCTTTATTTGGCGATAAAGTTAAAGAAACTTTTTTGACTAGGGCTGAACTACTAAGTTGACGGCGATGGATGTCTATTAAAGGCAGTTTGGGCAGAATATATTTTAAGCTAGCAACTAAATTTGTTTCAGCTTTTTCTAAATTTGTATGATAGGCAAGCACTTCTGGAAAGAATAGGGCTTCAGTTAAAAATGTCTCGTTTTCTAAAACTTGACCAATAGACGATATTTTAATTTCTAATTTCATAAAATTAATATTTTGTTTTAGAAGAAATTTTTTAATTGTTTATAATCTTTTGCAATGATAATCTGGTGTGAGGTAAAAAGCTATGTCAGCAAAACATTTATTTTTACTGGGTTTTATTAACTTTTTTTTGATTATTGGAGTTTCTATGGCACAAGACGAGTATTTTGCAGTAAACAAAAGCACTAATCTTAAAGAACATGTAGATAAAAAAATAAAAATATCAGGTAAAAAAACAAAATTTGTCGCACAACACCCAATTGTAACTGTACCTGCTGTATTAGCAAAAGATGGTAAAAAAGAGTTACAAAGTTATTTAGATACAGACTTTGGGCAACTAATAGTCGTTTCTCAAGAAAACATAGATTGCCCAAATGAGGAAATTACTTTGTTTGGAAAGCTAAAACACTTTTCTATGGGTGGTAAAAAAGATACAAAAGGTTCTTATAGTAATTACATTGTTTATGTTGACAAATACGAATGTAAGTAATATTTAATAGACAAACCTTAAAGAATTTGTCTATTATCAATAAACCTTACAAAAGTTAAATTAAACATTTTATTATTTTTAGTCTTTTAAAATTGAATTTATGTCCCAACCCTTACGTCTGATACTAAAAAAGATTACTCTAACGCCTAAAAGCGATGGAAAACAACATATTTTAATTTGGCTGTCTGCTCGTGAAGAAATTTATGTTGGAGAAGCCATTGTTAGCGAAGATGAAGATGATTTACTTGCAGGAATTGTTGAAGCTACACTTCAAGCTATTAATAAAGCTTTGACTAAGCCTGTCACCTTAAAACTTGTTCATTGTCGGCAAATTTTTCTAGCAGA
The sequence above is drawn from the Blastocatellia bacterium genome and encodes:
- a CDS encoding alkaline phosphatase family protein, with translation MIKKRLPVQLILLFAILFSFNSLVTSKVVLSSQNKTANKTSNQAAKKASAIPKLTVLLVVDQFRADYLTRLKGLFGQKGFNRLIDQGANFTNAHYAYSNTYTAVGHTTIVTGSLPSIHGIVANKWFDRKENRLVRASEDDKTTPLGGKEGASPQQLLTTTFGDQLRLSNNYQSKSIGISIKERSAVFIAGRRATGAYWFDGSQGNMSSSSYFMKELPEWVIKFNKEGFADEYFQKNWDRKLPIEAYNIADKDDASYEATWKGNTITFPHIMDGNSKEKGQAFIDNLEILLF
- a CDS encoding alkaline phosphatase family protein yields the protein MLTKFALAAIDNENLGKDEYPDFLAVSFSAPDLIGHMFGPYSHEAQDIMLRLDDTIGNFLDQLDKRFGLNNLLIVLTADHGVSPIPEYAQAHNLGGGRIDGLALKAEMEKLLVKEFGKVGNDKYILALINHQFYLNEELIKEKKLSLTQISEFLGQEAAKTKGISAFYTKERILTGRMPDTDISRRIMAGYSNERCGNVFLLVEPFVLIAEAEDEYMGTSHGTPYHYDTHVPILIMGNQIKPGVYKEACTPSDIAPTLANLLSVEAPSGSVGRILTEALK
- a CDS encoding ATP-dependent Clp protease ATP-binding subunit yields the protein MKLEIKISSIGQVLENETFLTEALFFPEVLAYHTNLEKAETNLVASLKYILPKLPLIDIHRRQLSSSALVKKVSLTLSPNKEVFEWQEPLELTFHTVEWQHSETLDIVYVPALEIEIINKQKDRDKLAEKVLAEIKAELLRRKAVNSLKQLTWLQRIEQLELKEISLSTDIRSPKQIALQIEKNELDKPSILKEIGTSLNNQPLPIAYEVESEVKRLADALTGRMAKSVLLVGNSGVGKTAIFHQLVKDRAKFQLTNTPFWATSGAKLVAGMSGFGMWQERCKEVWQEASKQKAVLFFGNLVELMNVGKSEHNNQGIASFFRPYLVRGDLTAVVECTPEQLPLIEKEDPHLLSAFQQIKIAEPDLEKGRAILLSYAIAARKNKPIITIEALELLDKLHRRYATYSAYPGRPIRFFKNLISQLSPEHHITLAPDQQIIEADIISAFSRETGLPLFLLDDKVKFDLENTHKWFSERVIGQQEAVNCVIDVLAMVKAELTRPNKPIASFLFIGPTGVGKTEMAKSLAEFLFQNKERLSRFDMSEYSDPISVTRLIGGVFASEGLLTAKVREQPFSVILFDEFEKAHSSFFDLLLQVLGEGRLTDSGGKLADFRNSVVIMTSNLGAESFQKGTVGFQQDDLLTANKHFATAVREFLRPELYNRIDRIVPFTPLPPEIIKQITNRELDKITQRNGILYRGVTLQYSTEASNLLAQKGYNPRYGARPLKRAIEKELLVPLAERLNSYTGETTLAAEISLLEPNKTLQVTVRPRVGKDGRPISLLSNDLNLLDQVKLCTALRRNAHYLAISSDLTDIQNEIFRLIRLEAKLKEKTWKKPADLIKLTRLPLLKKL